One Canis lupus baileyi chromosome 1, mCanLup2.hap1, whole genome shotgun sequence genomic window, ATTAGAAGAGATGTTTTAATATAATGTAATGGTCAATCTATCAGGAAGATATATCAATTCTAAATTTGATGCAAGTAATAAAGtagcttcaaaatatatacagCAAAAATGAATGCAACTAGCAGGAAGCATACACAATCACCATCATAAtaggtctttttaaaatgcatttctctcAGTATCTGATAGAATATGCAAAcaaaatcatcaaatatttaaaatattcagaaatcgggaatgggctaaatgggtaatggacattaaggaaggcacttctttgtgatgagcactgggtattatgtgtgagtgatgaatcactgaattctactcctgaaaccaatgctgcactgtatgttaactaacttgagtctaaataaaaacttggaagaataagtgaataatatttgaaaaatgcaatTAATGAACCTGACCTAATGGACATATTTAAACACTGCACACAacaacttcaaaatatatattctttataagtGCATctggaaaatttataaaattaacttttcatACAGCCAgtttcaacaaattttaaaagattgaaatcattcAACATATGTTTTCTGGCAACAATGCAATTAAGCTAAATGATTGTACTTTTAAGGGGGAAATTCCAAAATGCTTAAACATTTGAGTGTTGAAGATTTCCAGGGCCACTCTCAGGTTCAGTGACTCACTGGGAGGAGTCAAAGATTCAGTACATAGTCATACTAAGCTATGATACATTACATGAAAGGATACAGAGCAAAATCAACAAAGGGAAAGGTACATGGAATGAAAACTAGGGGAAATTAGGTGTAAGTTTCTGGAATCCTTTCCTGGTGAAGTCACACAGGATGCCCTTAATTTCCCCAACTACAATTTGTGGCAACATATGTGAACTGCTGCCAACCACGGAATCATAGACACCTCATGCCCAGAGTTTTTACTGGGGGCTGGTCATAAGGGTAGCCTCTGCCTGGTATATACCAAAATTCCAGGCTCCCAAAAGGAAAGTAGGTGATCGGTATAAACTATGTTGTTTGTATAGTTTAGGAATAGTGAACCACTCTTACCAGTTGGTGGGGGGATGATGATAAGGTTCCCAGACGTCAGCCAATGGCCAACCTTGTGATCAGGCCTTTCAACAGATAGCAGTTAGGTTTGGTGTGTTAACTCGTTTCTGCATATAATGGATCAAAGAAGACTTTACAATAGGAATTAGAACATACGTTTActtaaatgataatgaaaatatgatgTATCAACACCTATGTTGCCACTAAAGCTACACTTAgaaatttctctctctaaatgcatgtgttagaaaaaaaagaaagtctgaaaaTCAAGTATTCAtgtaaataaatcagaaaaataacaaactaaactcaaaataataaaatttaaaaagacaaccccatggaaaagagaaaataaacatagtCAAAAattacttctttgaaaaatgtaataaaaacaaaacattaatcaggagaaaaagaataatgtgAATTGCATACACCAgggataaaaaaggaaacattacaGATATTTTAACCATTacaagaataatgaaaatataaccaATTTATgctaatcaatttaaaaatttacatgaaatttaCCAATTCCTTGAAAAAACACAGCTTATTAATACTGATACAAAGAACATAAAATCTTActaagatacataaataaaataaatatgtaattaaaaaccATTCAATAAATTAAAGCTCCAGGATCACCTGGCTTTAGCAACAAACTCTATAAacttttcatgaagaaataacaCTAAGTACACATGAGcttgtctaaaaaataaaaaaagaatatttcccagCTCTATTTATGAGTATAGCATAATCTTGATACCAAAACTTACAAAGAcattgcaagaaaagaaaattataaatgcaaaaatcctaatccaaatattagcaaatcaaatttagGAATATGTAAAAATGGGAACATATAAAAAGTTGGATTTATTCCCAGAATGCAAGTTTGGCTTAACTCTCAGAAATCAGTAGACATAATTCAGTACAGTCACAAAATAAAGGAGGGAACCAGATCAGCTCATTACACATGAAAAAGTGTTGGATAAAATTTCAACACCTTTTCATTATGCATGGTTGTATAGCCAATGTAACCGCAGGAGGGtattaaatttgtttaaatggAGAGTTGCTGTTTGAGAGGGAATATCATAGGGAGTATTTTCTTGTGAAATTACCAACAGCAAAATAGAgacatgtctttctctctctctctctctctctctctctctttctttctttatctccttctcttcctttctttcatttggtCAGAGGAGCAGAAAATCGATTGGCCAAAAGATGCAGggcttctcttttcctcccttcagCCAAGCAACCTCATATTTGCCCTTATGGCAATGCTCTTTGTAGGAAGAAATTTCCCCCACAAAACTACACCTGCCTAGCCTTTGTGTTATTTGACATAGGAATGAAGCAACAGGTTCATGAATATATTGGTACTTGCTAGTTTATCTTAGTAGCTAAGTCCTTTGGAGCAAAAACAGGACTTGAAAGAATGGTCCACAGGACAAGAGCATATTACAGCAGAGTAAGAAGAGATTCAAGATGGTCCAGATTCTGGAGACTGAGcctctttggggaaatgtcaAACTCATCTGGGATACCACAATAGGGTACCCAGGCACTAGTGGAGGAAGGTATCTGAATTGGAAGGGAGAGGAATGAGACAAACTGTGAATCTAAACCTAAAAAGAGAAGATATGGAATCCATACTAGGAAGAGACCTTGGAGAACATCTTTGAATGCAGGGAAACCAAAGACCTTAGGGATAACTGGCTTCTTGAAGGTCACAGGGCTAGTCAGTAGTAgcaggaggaaaataaaagccCTAGTGTTTCGATTTCTAGAAAAATACTCTTCCTAtcacatgaaatgaaaatattacagCTGTCCCTATCTAGGTTTTTTAATACTAATTGAACAGCTAACCATTAAGCCTGCAGAAACTGATAAGAATACAAtttctactttaaataaaaaatgaagcactgaaaatagtttttaagtaggtttttctaaaattgaaatacatttgacatataacactgtgtaaatttaaggtgtacaatgtgtcGATGTGATacattcatataattttcactgTAGTGATAATTAGCCCCTCTATCATGTCacttaattatcatttcttttttagggattggaataattaagatctagtctcttagcaagtttgaCGATTAAAATACAATGTCATTGTCTTTCTCACTATATTGTGAAACTCCATTAGAGCTGCAGAACTTATTTACTACTTGTTGCAAGTTTGTACTCTTAAAAGAAcacctttcctcctctcttaTCCCCCTACCTCCAAGGCCCTGTAACCACTATTTTGCCCTCTGTTTTCATggatttggcttttttagattccacctataagtgagaacatgcagtatttgtctttttctgtctgacttatctcactttgcatgtcctcaagattcatccatgttgttgcaaatgacaaaacatccttctttctcatggctgaataatattccattgtatatatgtaccatatCTTTACTTATTCATCCATCAAAGGGttcttaggttgtttccatatcttggctattgtgaataatggtgcAGTTAAGTAgaggagtgcagatatcttttgaataccctgttttcatttcttttgggtatatactcagaaATGGAATCCAGCTTCGTTTTgttaacaaatgcaaaaaaaaaaaaaaaaaaacacagcagttTGTGAAGACAgataaaagaaatgacaattgAGGAAACTTCCAAGATTTGCCTTTATCTTCACTCTTAGATTCTATGTTCCTCAAGAGAAAGTGTTtttaccaatttattttatttctacttcattGTGTTACAAGAGGTGTGTGGTTATAGCAGTCCagtaataaatgcttattaaatgaaTGCAaggaaatatctatttttaaaaacccaataacCCCTCTTATTTTCACTATAAGATTTCTGTTTCTATGCCCATCTAATTATAGAAGAGTTAAAAATCCAGGTTAGACAATTTGACATTGTGTTGATATTCTCTCCTATCATTCCTGTAGCAGAGACTAAGTCACCAAATAGCCATTGTCCTTTGCATTTCTGGTCCCCCTTTGTAGTTGCTTAGGCTTTATGACTGTGTTCTGGCCAATGGAAAATATGTCAAGTAATTTCAgtgcttaaaaatatttcccagttCCTCCACCCCAGTCTGCTGTGCTTTGGTAACTTTGAGGCCACATGTTCTAGACTCCATAACCTCATGATGGAGTGAGCCACTAAGCCTGTGCTGGGTTTTGactgactgagaaaaaaaatcttcattatgCTAAGCCTCTGCAATTTGAGTTCACCTCTAACATCAGCTATTTACAATTACCTTATATGTGTTCCTTCTCCCACCAAATGCTATAATACAATGTGTTTTGAAAACTTAAACTCTTTTGTGCTGACCGTTCTTAAAACTATATTATTCAAACCATATTTTCTTGGAGTTTTTTTTATAGAAGGACAGAGGGATCAGAGCTATATAGTAAAACAAAACTGCTTAATTATTTTCAACAGCTTTACCTGATGCCATTGGAACTATCTCTCTTTAAAAGTACATGTGGTGTACTCATATTCTCGAGACATTTTTTACTGATTTAAATTAGTAGATAATAAAAGTTAATTCTTGGTCTTAAGTTCAGAAGTGACACAGAAATACCTTCTTTATGTCACATCAAATTTTGAGTGGTTACAACAGACATCAATTGAACACATACATATTAAGAGCTGTGTTAGGTAGTGCCAAGAGAGTTGAAAAGAATTTAAGGCCTTGCTTTCAAAGAATCTACCAGCTTGCCAGACCAATGAGACATGCCCACATCCAACAATGGATCTATAACACTTATTCACATTTAACCAGAGAATGCGCCTTTTCCAAAGCATcaagtttcctttgctgtgttttGATTCAATCTTAATGTGTTTAACACCATAGTTTGGCATCAAATTATAATCTCAGCAGCAGGCTAGGAAGATAACTCTGAAGTTAAAAAAGTTAGGAATAAAGTTGTAATGGGATCTGAAGAAGGTTGAGTCTTGTCAGGTACATATGATATTGAAATAATATCATCAGTCTAAGCAAGTAAAGGAAAACTTTGGGTTTCCCTTATGCAAAGAAATCTCCCCCCACTCAGATAATTCAAAACTCAAAGGATTTTTAGGGGCGAAGAATCctaaattagatttaaaataagtaagaaagAAGCCATGAGGAACTTTCCCTccagattttataaaaaattgctgggcagcccctgtggcgcagcggtttagcgccgcctgcagctcagggcgtgatcctggagacctggatcgagtcccacgtcaggctccctgcatggagcctgctcctccctctgcctgtgtctctgcctctctctctagctgtgtctctatgaataaataaataaaatctttaaaaaaaaattgctaatttCTCAGAAACTgtgtacttaaatattttaatcagaGACCATTACAGCACATACACTACAAATAATagattgaagaaaaagaaagtgagagcCAAAATTATTGCAGGTGGGAAGTTTTCATCAGAGAATTGAAGTTTGTAAAAGAATAATCAAACAAAAAGTATATAAGAGAAATAtaataatggataaaaatattaaaagcaactAACAAGGCTGGGTTGAGAGGAGTgggccctctcctctccctgggagGTCGTGTGCTCTTCCGTTGATATCTGTGTACTCTGAAAAGGGGGAATCATCTGGCAAAAATGTTACCTTGCCTGCTGTGTTTAAGGCTCCCATTCGACCCGATATCGTGAACTCTGTTCACACCAACTTGCGCAAAAACAACAGACAACCATATGCTGTCAGTGAATTAGCAGGTCATCAAACCAGTGCTGAGTCTTGGGGTACTGGCAGGGCTGTGGCTCGAATTCCCAGAGTTCAGGGGTGGGTCTCACCGTTCTGGCCAGGGTGCTCTTGGAAATATGTGTCGTGGAGGCCGCATGTTTGCACCAACCAAAACCTGGCGCTGTTGGCACCGCAGAGTGACCACAACACAAAAGCGATGCACCATCTGCTCTGCCCTGGCTGCCTCAGCCTCACCAGCACTGGTCATGTCTAAAGGTCATCGTATTGAGGAAGTTCCTGAACTTCCTTTGGTGGTTGAAGATAAAGTTGAAGGCTACAAGAAGACCAAGGAGGCGGTTCTGCTTCTTAAGAAACTTAAAGCCTGGAATGATATCAAAAAGGTCTATGCCTCTCAGCGAAGGAGAGCTGGCAAGGGCAAAATGAGAAACCGTCGTCGTATCCAGCGCAGGGGACCCTGCATCATCTACAGTGAAGACAACGGTATCATCAAGGCCTTCAGAAACATCCCTGGAATTACTTTACTTAATGTAAGCAGACTGAACGTTCTGAAACTTGCTCCTGGTGGGCATGTGGGACGTTTCTGCTTTTGGACTGAAAGTGCTTTCCTCAAGTTAGACGATCTGTATGGCACTTGGCGTAAGGCTGCCTCCCTCAAGGGTAACTACAACCTTCCCATGCATAAAATGCTTAATACAGACCTCAGCAGAATCTTGAAAAGCCCAGAGATCCAAAGAGCCCTCCGAGCACCACGCAAGAAGATTCATCCTAGAGTCCTGAAGAAGAATCCACTGAAGAACCtaagaatcagggatccctgggtggcgcagcggtttagcgcctgcctttggcccagggcgcgatcctggagacccgggatcgaatcccacgtcgggctcccggtgcatggagcctgcttctccctctgcctatgtctctgcctctctctgtctctctctgtctctctctctctctctctgtgactatcataaataaataaaaattaaaaaaaaaaaaaaaagaagaatcatgtTGAAGCTAAACCCGTATGCAAAGACCATGCGCTGGAACACCATTCTTCGCCAGGCCAGGAATCACAAACTCCGGATGGATAAGGCGGCAGCAACCTTAGAAGCCAAATCGGAGGAGAAGGGGGTTCCAGGCAAGAAGCCCATggtagggaagaaaggaaagaaggctgTTGGtgtgaaaaagcagaaaaaaacttTGGTAGGAAACAAGGCTGCAGCTACCAAGAAACCAGCAGCTGATAAGAAACCTGCAGAAAAGAAACCTACCACCGAAGAAAAGAAGCCCGCTGCCTAAAaacttatatttgtttattccATAAAACTCGATCATTTTGGACAGCTAATTTTAAATTAAGACCTGATCAAAGACAgtgagaaacattaaaaaaaaggggggggggcaactAACAAAAGGGACACATTAAGTTCAAAGGATCAATAACAAGTTTTATCTGACTTTTGGACAGGTATTATAGAAATAGGAGGCAAAAGATTGACATCtttaaatgctgaaagaaaaaacttccaacctagaattctgtaacaagtgaaaaatcttatttatttattcatttatttatattgatgtatagttgacatacaatattatatttcaggtgtacaaagtAGTGAttgaacaattatatatattacataatgctCACCACCTTAAGTgtagttatcatctgtcaccatgaTTTATTACAACAATgtaatgttattacaatattattgactatattctcatgctgtacttttcatcctcatgaattattaattttataatttgatgTTTGTAGGTCCTTGTCCACTATGTCGCCCATCTCTCCActcttctcccctctggcaaccactagtttgttctctatatttacaagtctgtttctttttttgttgttggtttgctttgatttttagattctacatgtaagtaaaataatacggtatttatctttctttgtctaacttaatttcacttagcataatatcctcaaggtccgTCCCTGTTGCTGCAAATCCcaagatttcatactttttatggctgagcaatgttcctttatatatatatgtaatgtaatatatatatatatatattacatcttctttattcattcatctatattGATGGACACGGGTTGCTTTAacaacttggctattgtaaataatacttctataaacacaggggtgcatacacccttttgaattagtgttttagtTTTCCCAGGTAAATACCggaggtggaattgctggatcatgtggttgttccatttttaatttttgaagaacccccatactgttttccacagtggctgcagctATTTGCTTTCCCCCCCAACAGTGCacagtgttcccctttctccacatcctcgccagtaCTTGTTagttcttgcttttttaataCTAGTCATTTGATGGGTCTgaaatgatattcttttttttttttttttttgcattcaaaatctttttaataacaaGGCAGGATCTGGGGTTAGTTTTTGTAGCCTCGGCTGGCCCTGCGGCCTCTGGCACGCTCGAACTTCCGGCCCTTGGATCTCACGTAGGGTTTGGTGTGGCTGTGTGGGGTTCCTGGGGCCTTGCCAAAGTGTCTGTACACCTCTCGGCCCTTGCGTGGACCAGAGAGTTAGACGGTGCCACAGCCCTTGGGGGAGTCCAGGGCCAACTGATCGAAGGTGAGCATCTTGCCTCCAGCTTTGAGGATGCGGCTCCGGGCATGGCTACTCACGCGCAGTGCACACACCTTCAGCTTGGGCACCTCCTGGACACGCACATCATCCGTTATGGTCCCTACAACCACAGCTGTTTTGTTTTCCCAGCCAGGCAGTTTCATCTTCCGGATCATccgggaaagggacagaggtggcCGGTTGGTGCGACTCATGAACAACCTCTTCAACACAACCTGGTTAAAGGTAGAGTTGGCTCGTCTGGCCAGAAACCTGTACAGCTTGACCAACAGTCTCAAGTAGATGTCCTGGCTCTTGGGCTCCTTGCGCCGAACCTTTCGGTCCTTGTGGCGGATGTCGACTCCCATGATGGTGCCTCCTGCTCAGCCAGGTCTGGAAAAAGAGAACATGAAATGATattctcagtgtggttttgatttgcatttctctgaagataaatgatgttgagcatcttttaatgttgtctgttagccatctgtatgtcctttttggaaaaatatccattcaCGTCCTCCGCCcagaaaaattttctttaaaaattatgataaatacTTTTCAGCAGATAAAAGATTTACACTACAAATAATACTAAAGGGACTTTTTCCAGGCTGAAGGAAAAGGGATCCTGGATAGACACACAAGACTACAGGAAGAATGAAGAGCAGC contains:
- the LOC140615298 gene encoding large ribosomal subunit protein eL18-like, with amino-acid sequence MGVDIRHKDRKVRRKEPKSQDIYLRLLVKLYRFLARRANSTFNQVVLKRLFMSRTNRPPLSLSRMIRKMKLPGWENKTAVVVGTITDDVRVQEVPKLKVCALRVSSHARSRILKAGGKMLTFDQLALDSPKGCGTV